One region of Tachysurus vachellii isolate PV-2020 chromosome 11, HZAU_Pvac_v1, whole genome shotgun sequence genomic DNA includes:
- the LOC132853385 gene encoding H-2 class II histocompatibility antigen, A-Q alpha chain-like yields MKVESNMMKLRVILVMSVILPAATAIFVHRLSVLCGCSNSVNAETEFFVSLNQNEVLYEDFETQKQITRLPPFMGPVSVPNFYDNAVDCRQICRQTIPSVIAAAGNPAEAQVPPDFSIYTKHNVVPGEENNFICFVRNFYPPHITVNWTRNGVSVTERVYISQYSLNNDGTFDLFSTLTSSPSEGDEYSCTVEHQALDSPQTRTWDESVIPPYETPSVTPTVVFAVGIVVGIVGLFTGMFFFIKASCFR; encoded by the exons ATGAAAGTGGAGTCTAACATGATGAAGCTCCGTGTGATTCTCGTCATGTCAGTGATTCTGCCAGCAGCCACTGCTATCT TTGTGCACAGGCTCAGTGTTCTGTGTGGCTGCAGCAACTCTGTGAATGCAGAGACTGAGTTCTTCGTCTCTTTGAATCAGAATGAAGTGCTCTATGAAGATTTCGAGACCCAGAAACAAATCACCAGACTGCCTCCGTTTATGGGTCCCGTCAGTGTTCCAAATTTTTATGACAACGCAGTTGATTGTAGACAAATATGTCGGCAGACAATACCAAGCGTGATCGCAGCAGCAGGCAATCCAGCTGAAGCTCAAG ttccTCCAGACTTCAGTATCTACACGAAACACAATGTGGTTCCTGGAGAAGAAAATAACTTTATCTGCTTTGTAAGAAATTTCTATCCTCCACACATCACGGTGAACTGGACAAGGAACGGTGTgtctgtgacagagagagtgtacaTCAGCCAGTATTCACTAAACAACGACGGAACCTTCGATTTATTCTCCACACTGACCAGTTCTCCGAGTGAAGGAGATGAATACAGCTGCACGGTGGAGCACCAAGCTCTGGACTCGCCTCAGACTAGAACATGGG aTGAATCAGTTATACCTCCGTATGAAACTCCGAGTGTAACTCCGACCGTGGTGTTTGCAGTGGGAATTGTGGTGGGAATTGTGGGATTATTcacaggaatgttttttttcattaaagcGTCATGTTTCAGATAA
- the LOC132853384 gene encoding H-2 class II histocompatibility antigen, A-F beta chain-like isoform X2, translating to MRLCAPTLLFILLPLFTVNGYYGQGYGNCYYTGDLNSTEFTFSWYFNKVEYLRYNSTTDRYTGFTTYGTAGAAELNKDSSRSLYFYVDQLCKRSRDEYFTYILMTVKPEVTVRSLVVSEPRSLSAMLLCSAYDYHPKGIKVLWLRDGEVVTEGVSSTEELSDGDWYYQTHSYLQYTPRPGENISCVVQHVSLTRPLIITWERHLPEDQRNKLIIGIFLMVLGIVLAVVGFLYYMLRSKEQTSRPVTLELTVSETSSQASDP from the exons ATGCGTCTGTGTGCTCCGACTCTCCTCTTCATACTGCTGCCTTTATTTACAG TAAATGGTTACTATGGACAAGGCTACGGGAATTGTTATTACActggagatctgaactccactGAATTCACTTTCTCTTGGTACTTCAACAAGGTTGAGTATCTGAGGTACAACAGCacgacagacagatacacagggtTCACCACGTACGGAACAGCCGGGGCAGCTGAACTGAACAAAGACTCCAGTCGTAGTCTGTATTTCTATGTTGATCAGCTCTGTAAAAGATCCAGAGATGAATACTTTACTTACATCCTGATGACAG tgAAGCCCGAGGTCACGGTGAGGTCACTGGTGGTGTCTGAGCCTCGGTCCCTCTCGGCCATGCTGCTGTGTAGTGCGTATGATTATCATCCTAAAGGAATCAAAGTGTTATGGCTGAGAGATGGTGAGGTGGTGACTGAGGGAGTTTCCTCCACTGAGGAGCTTTCAGATGGAGACTGGTACTATCAGACCCACTCTTATCTACAGTACACACCAAGACCTGGGGAGAACATCTCCTGTGTGGTGCAGCATGTGAGCTTAACACGACCACTCATAATCACCTGGG AGCGTCACCTTCCTGAAGATCAGAGGAACAAGCTGATTATCGGCATTTTCCTCATGGTGTTGGGGATCGTTTTGGCTGTTGTTGGATTTCTATATTACATGCTGAGATCTAAAG aacAAACTTCCCGTCCTGTAACTTTAg AACTCACTGTTTCAGAGACAAGTTCTCAAGCTTCAGATCCATAA
- the LOC132853384 gene encoding H-2 class II histocompatibility antigen, A-F beta chain-like isoform X1 has product MRLCAPTLLFILLPLFTGKAVNGYYGQGYGNCYYTGDLNSTEFTFSWYFNKVEYLRYNSTTDRYTGFTTYGTAGAAELNKDSSRSLYFYVDQLCKRSRDEYFTYILMTVKPEVTVRSLVVSEPRSLSAMLLCSAYDYHPKGIKVLWLRDGEVVTEGVSSTEELSDGDWYYQTHSYLQYTPRPGENISCVVQHVSLTRPLIITWERHLPEDQRNKLIIGIFLMVLGIVLAVVGFLYYMLRSKEQTSRPVTLELTVSETSSQASDP; this is encoded by the exons ATGCGTCTGTGTGCTCCGACTCTCCTCTTCATACTGCTGCCTTTATTTACAGGTAAAGCAG TAAATGGTTACTATGGACAAGGCTACGGGAATTGTTATTACActggagatctgaactccactGAATTCACTTTCTCTTGGTACTTCAACAAGGTTGAGTATCTGAGGTACAACAGCacgacagacagatacacagggtTCACCACGTACGGAACAGCCGGGGCAGCTGAACTGAACAAAGACTCCAGTCGTAGTCTGTATTTCTATGTTGATCAGCTCTGTAAAAGATCCAGAGATGAATACTTTACTTACATCCTGATGACAG tgAAGCCCGAGGTCACGGTGAGGTCACTGGTGGTGTCTGAGCCTCGGTCCCTCTCGGCCATGCTGCTGTGTAGTGCGTATGATTATCATCCTAAAGGAATCAAAGTGTTATGGCTGAGAGATGGTGAGGTGGTGACTGAGGGAGTTTCCTCCACTGAGGAGCTTTCAGATGGAGACTGGTACTATCAGACCCACTCTTATCTACAGTACACACCAAGACCTGGGGAGAACATCTCCTGTGTGGTGCAGCATGTGAGCTTAACACGACCACTCATAATCACCTGGG AGCGTCACCTTCCTGAAGATCAGAGGAACAAGCTGATTATCGGCATTTTCCTCATGGTGTTGGGGATCGTTTTGGCTGTTGTTGGATTTCTATATTACATGCTGAGATCTAAAG aacAAACTTCCCGTCCTGTAACTTTAg AACTCACTGTTTCAGAGACAAGTTCTCAAGCTTCAGATCCATAA